Proteins encoded by one window of Pseudonocardia sp. HH130629-09:
- a CDS encoding endonuclease domain-containing protein, which translates to MEEPFRGSDAVARGIVTPARLRGPRFVRLFPDVYASAAVPVTPVLRARAASIYAGPPGAASAYSAAEILGASCGPWGAPAELVAPRRIRPRPDLLAHQGVPLEPGLCDGVRVTSPRATAWELCRRLELVDAVVALDALAARRRDRPVFVPLRGTPAPEQRKLSRMRAPCPGFDPADLLVLRSLYPHGRGSARLDRVVALADPRAESPPETRLRLLLVLSGLPVPQVQFPLYDDRGRPWVRFDLAYPDALLAIEYDGAEHDDPLDRVRDARTAALGWQTLRITADGLTRNARRTVGTVRALLAQRTRLASR; encoded by the coding sequence GTGGAGGAGCCGTTCCGGGGGTCGGACGCCGTCGCGCGCGGGATCGTCACGCCGGCGCGGCTGCGCGGGCCACGGTTCGTGCGCCTGTTCCCCGACGTGTACGCGTCCGCCGCGGTCCCCGTGACGCCGGTGCTCCGGGCCCGGGCCGCGTCGATCTACGCCGGGCCGCCCGGGGCGGCGTCGGCCTACTCGGCGGCCGAGATCCTCGGCGCGTCCTGCGGACCGTGGGGTGCACCGGCCGAGCTCGTCGCGCCACGGCGGATCCGGCCCCGCCCGGACCTGCTCGCCCACCAGGGTGTCCCGCTCGAACCCGGGCTCTGCGACGGCGTCCGGGTCACCTCGCCCCGCGCCACGGCGTGGGAGCTGTGTCGGCGCCTCGAACTCGTCGACGCCGTCGTCGCCCTCGACGCGCTCGCCGCCCGGAGACGGGACCGGCCGGTGTTCGTCCCGCTGCGGGGCACACCGGCGCCCGAGCAGCGGAAACTGTCCCGGATGCGGGCGCCGTGTCCCGGCTTCGACCCCGCCGACCTGCTGGTCCTGCGGTCGCTGTACCCGCACGGGCGGGGCTCGGCCCGGCTGGACCGGGTCGTCGCGCTCGCCGACCCGCGTGCGGAGTCCCCGCCCGAGACCCGGCTACGGCTGTTGCTCGTGCTCTCCGGGCTCCCGGTCCCGCAGGTCCAGTTCCCGCTGTACGACGACCGGGGCCGCCCCTGGGTGCGGTTCGACCTGGCCTACCCCGACGCCCTGCTGGCGATCGAGTACGACGGCGCGGAGCACGACGACCCGCTCGACCGCGTCCGCGACGCCCGCACCGCGGCGCTGGGATGGCAGACCCTGCGGATCACCGCCGACGGCCTCACCCGCAACGCCCGTCGCACCGTCGGGACGGTCCGTGCCCTGCTCGCCCAACGGACCCGCCTCGCGTCCCGCTGA
- a CDS encoding Hsp70 family protein — MGYLLGIDVGTTRTAAAVIHAGTVEMVTLGDHSVDIPSVVYVAPDGGLLFGDAAERRALTEPDRVAREFKRRIGDPTPIPLGEQSFAPEQLSALLAEHVVDVVARTEGGAPDRIAVTHPASWGMHKCDLFAAALAERGLTVTFLTEPQAAALHYATNERVEPGATVAVYDLGGGTFDAAVVRKEAAGGGFTLLGRPEGVEQLGGADFDQAVVDHVRDAVPAAFEGLDETDPNALSAMARLRRDCREAKEALSADTEVSIPVWLSEVRTTVRLHRSDFEERIRPRLEESVEALQRAIASAGLAASGPSVVLLVGGSSRVPLVAELVSTGLGRPVQVDADPKNTIAKGAVVALGRPDPVPGTGSGGFGAVSTSSGLALAPDPGPLPWENPDPVTDRMPTGGATQLDGDRTAYLDSARADPPTDRLPVVPPVGYDQTAVHGYGGYGGYDDGETTIAPGPAPVRRSPALLIGAGGVVAALAVLGTVFFWPQDRTISNATPELPAIPTTTQAPPPTTVDHEPVRQPERTRERPTEAVPTTTDAPIPEPPPVVITTTSAPPPPSSSSSSSSAPPPPSSSTPNPPEGIPGPPGT, encoded by the coding sequence ATGGGTTACCTGCTGGGCATCGACGTCGGCACCACTCGGACGGCGGCCGCGGTCATCCACGCCGGCACCGTCGAGATGGTCACGCTCGGTGACCACTCGGTCGACATCCCGTCCGTGGTCTACGTGGCACCGGACGGCGGGCTGCTGTTCGGCGATGCCGCCGAACGCCGTGCCCTGACCGAGCCGGACCGCGTCGCACGCGAGTTCAAGCGGCGCATCGGCGACCCGACGCCGATCCCGCTGGGTGAGCAGTCCTTCGCCCCCGAGCAGCTGTCCGCGCTGCTGGCCGAGCACGTCGTCGACGTCGTCGCACGTACCGAGGGCGGCGCCCCCGACCGCATCGCGGTGACCCACCCGGCGTCCTGGGGCATGCACAAGTGCGACCTGTTCGCCGCCGCCCTGGCCGAGCGCGGCCTGACCGTCACCTTCCTCACCGAGCCGCAGGCCGCCGCCCTGCACTACGCGACGAACGAGCGGGTCGAGCCCGGCGCGACGGTCGCCGTCTACGACCTCGGCGGCGGGACGTTCGACGCCGCCGTCGTCCGCAAGGAGGCCGCGGGCGGCGGGTTCACCCTGCTCGGCAGGCCCGAGGGCGTCGAGCAGCTGGGCGGCGCCGACTTCGACCAGGCCGTCGTCGACCACGTGCGCGACGCCGTCCCGGCCGCCTTCGAGGGCCTCGACGAGACCGACCCGAACGCCCTGTCCGCGATGGCCCGGCTGCGCCGCGACTGCCGCGAGGCCAAGGAGGCCCTGTCGGCCGACACCGAGGTCTCGATCCCGGTGTGGCTCAGCGAGGTCCGCACGACGGTGCGCCTGCACCGCAGCGACTTCGAGGAGCGCATCCGGCCCCGCCTGGAGGAGTCGGTCGAGGCGTTGCAGCGCGCGATCGCCTCGGCCGGGCTGGCCGCCTCCGGGCCGTCGGTGGTGCTGCTCGTCGGCGGGTCCTCGCGGGTCCCGCTGGTCGCCGAGCTGGTGTCCACCGGCCTCGGGCGTCCCGTACAGGTCGACGCGGACCCGAAGAACACCATCGCGAAGGGCGCCGTCGTCGCACTCGGGCGGCCCGACCCCGTGCCCGGCACCGGCTCGGGCGGATTCGGCGCGGTGTCGACGAGCAGCGGTCTCGCGCTGGCCCCCGACCCCGGCCCGCTGCCCTGGGAGAACCCGGACCCGGTCACCGACCGGATGCCGACCGGCGGCGCGACCCAGCTCGACGGAGACCGCACCGCCTACCTGGACAGCGCCCGCGCCGACCCGCCCACCGACCGCCTCCCCGTCGTCCCGCCGGTGGGCTACGACCAGACCGCCGTGCACGGATACGGCGGGTACGGCGGTTACGACGACGGCGAGACCACCATCGCCCCCGGGCCGGCACCCGTCCGCCGCTCCCCCGCGCTGCTCATCGGCGCCGGCGGGGTCGTCGCGGCGCTGGCCGTGCTGGGCACGGTGTTCTTCTGGCCGCAGGACCGCACGATCAGCAACGCGACCCCCGAGCTGCCGGCGATCCCGACGACGACCCAGGCCCCGCCCCCGACGACCGTCGATCACGAGCCGGTGCGGCAGCCGGAACGGACCCGGGAGCGGCCGACCGAGGCCGTCCCTACGACGACCGACGCGCCGATCCCCGAGCCGCCGCCGGTCGTCATCACCACGACGTCCGCTCCGCCTCCGCCGAGCTCGTCGTCCTCGTCGTCCTCGGCACCGCCCCCGCCGAGCAGCTCGACGCCGAACCCGCCGGAGGGGATCCCGGGCCCGCCGGGAACCTGA
- a CDS encoding HU family DNA-binding protein, with product MNKAQLVDALTARLGDRRAATAAVDAMVDVIVDAVGRGETVTLTGFGVFEPRRRAPRTARNPRTGETVPVGETVVPSFRPGAAFKERVAASEAAAANATSAPRRAERAAAAAPVAAAAPVAAAAPAGAAAPGKKATAPARTAAAPEKKPAASAKKAAAAEKKPARRKTTAEK from the coding sequence ATGAACAAGGCTCAGCTCGTCGACGCGCTGACCGCCCGGCTCGGAGACCGTCGTGCCGCCACGGCGGCCGTCGACGCGATGGTCGACGTGATCGTGGACGCGGTCGGCCGCGGTGAGACCGTCACCCTGACCGGGTTCGGGGTGTTCGAGCCGCGTCGACGCGCTCCTCGCACCGCCCGCAACCCGCGCACCGGGGAGACGGTGCCCGTCGGGGAGACCGTGGTGCCGTCGTTCCGGCCGGGTGCGGCCTTCAAGGAGCGGGTGGCCGCCAGCGAGGCCGCCGCCGCGAACGCGACCAGCGCCCCCCGCCGCGCCGAGCGGGCCGCGGCAGCCGCTCCGGTCGCCGCAGCCGCTCCGGTCGCCGCAGCCGCTCCGGCCGGCGCAGCCGCCCCCGGGAAGAAGGCGACCGCCCCGGCGAGGACAGCAGCTGCCCCGGAGAAGAAGCCGGCCGCTTCCGCGAAGAAGGCGGCTGCTGCGGAGAAGAAGCCGGCCCGACGGAAGACCACCGCGGAGAAGTAG
- a CDS encoding MFS transporter: MTPRRGRRTGPSTFDRRLLLPMIGGAVLNPVNSSLIAVALVPIGLALGAPATETAWLVSGLYLATAVGQPVTGRLVDLYGPRPLYLAGAVLVGVGGTLGALAPDIWWLVAARVVIGLGTCAGYPAAMALIRGEADRTGTDSPEGVLTVLSIATSTIAVVGPSLGGLLLGVSGWRAVFVVNIPLALLCLVLGALRLPRTRVAHRGVRAALRRVDPPGIALFAVTTVALLLALLHPDAGAVAPALVAVAAGAALVVRELRTPEPLLDLRVLGGNLPLLLTFVRALLTATVSYCVLYGFTQWLEQDRGLTPATAGLVLLPIFVTGIGVTALTGRRRAIRGKLLVGGVAQVLLAALLFALGPASPVWVIVVVALLAGLPQGLNNLAVQNAVYRQADPERVASSAGLMRTFFYLGAIAASAAGGIAFGGSTAGDGLPVLAAVMLVASTLFVLLTLADRSLARLAGPEGAPS; this comes from the coding sequence ATGACGCCGCGCCGGGGCCGCCGTACCGGGCCGTCCACGTTCGACCGCCGGCTGCTCCTCCCCATGATCGGCGGGGCCGTGCTGAACCCGGTGAACTCGTCGCTGATCGCGGTCGCGCTGGTGCCGATCGGGCTCGCCCTCGGGGCCCCCGCGACCGAGACCGCCTGGCTGGTGTCCGGGCTCTACCTCGCGACCGCGGTCGGCCAGCCCGTCACCGGACGCCTGGTCGACCTGTACGGGCCGCGGCCGCTCTACCTGGCCGGCGCCGTGCTGGTCGGTGTCGGCGGGACCCTCGGAGCGCTCGCCCCGGACATCTGGTGGCTGGTCGCGGCGCGGGTCGTCATCGGGCTCGGGACGTGTGCGGGCTACCCGGCGGCGATGGCGCTGATCCGCGGCGAGGCCGACCGCACCGGCACCGACAGCCCGGAGGGCGTGCTGACGGTGCTCTCGATCGCGACGTCGACGATCGCCGTCGTCGGGCCGAGCCTGGGAGGTCTGCTCCTCGGGGTCTCGGGCTGGCGGGCGGTGTTCGTGGTGAACATCCCGCTGGCTCTGCTGTGCCTGGTGCTCGGTGCGCTGCGGCTCCCCCGTACCCGGGTCGCCCACCGCGGCGTGCGGGCCGCGCTGCGCCGGGTCGACCCGCCGGGCATCGCGCTGTTCGCGGTCACCACCGTCGCGCTGCTGCTTGCCCTGCTGCACCCCGACGCCGGCGCGGTCGCCCCCGCACTGGTGGCCGTCGCCGCCGGGGCGGCGCTGGTGGTGCGCGAGCTGCGGACCCCCGAGCCGCTCCTGGACCTGCGGGTGCTCGGCGGGAACCTGCCGCTGCTGCTGACGTTCGTCCGGGCGCTGCTCACCGCGACCGTCTCCTACTGCGTGCTCTACGGCTTCACCCAGTGGCTGGAGCAAGACCGCGGGCTCACCCCCGCGACGGCCGGGCTGGTCCTGCTGCCGATCTTCGTCACCGGGATCGGGGTGACCGCGCTGACCGGCAGGCGGCGCGCGATCCGGGGCAAGCTGCTCGTCGGCGGGGTGGCGCAGGTGCTGCTCGCCGCCCTGCTGTTCGCCCTCGGGCCGGCCAGCCCTGTCTGGGTCATCGTCGTGGTCGCGTTGCTCGCCGGGCTGCCACAGGGCCTGAACAACCTCGCCGTGCAGAACGCGGTCTACCGGCAGGCCGACCCGGAGCGGGTCGCCTCCTCGGCCGGGCTGATGCGCACCTTCTTCTACCTGGGCGCCATCGCCGCCTCGGCCGCGGGCGGGATCGCCTTCGGCGGCAGTACGGCGGGCGACGGCCTGCCGGTCCTCGCCGCGGTGATGCTCGTCGCCTCGACGCTGTTCGTCCTGCTCACCCTCGCCGACCGTTCACTGGCCCGGCTCGCCGGGCCGGAAGGAGCACCGTCGTGA
- a CDS encoding NUDIX hydrolase — MLSAQFRTDGAEVDPAGIAGVVAAGTVPWRRADDGTVEVALVHRPRYDDWSWPKGHQDPGEALTSTALRETVEEAHLECRLGARLGHTAYDVPGKGHKVVHYWAAEVVRDPGFTATDETDELRWLPRDEAATLLSRPADADLLDRLDQVGPPSSTVVLVRHAKAGSRTAWEGDDDLRPLSGTGFTQADRLADFLARFGPDRLTTAPPLRCGQTIEPYARASGAGEPDVEPLLGEHGYWVSPADGLARFRTLAAQPGVTLLCSQGGVIPDVVGHLLADAGRSPDPDLPSHKASTWVLGFGDDGALLSADYYRRPPA, encoded by the coding sequence ATGCTCTCCGCGCAGTTCCGGACCGACGGGGCCGAGGTCGACCCGGCGGGGATCGCCGGCGTCGTCGCGGCCGGGACGGTGCCGTGGCGCCGCGCGGACGACGGAACCGTCGAGGTGGCCCTGGTCCACCGCCCCCGCTACGACGACTGGTCCTGGCCCAAGGGCCACCAGGACCCGGGCGAGGCGCTGACGTCGACCGCGCTGCGCGAGACCGTCGAGGAGGCGCACCTGGAGTGCCGCCTCGGCGCGCGGCTCGGCCACACCGCGTACGACGTGCCCGGCAAGGGCCACAAGGTCGTGCACTACTGGGCCGCCGAGGTCGTCCGCGATCCCGGCTTCACCGCCACCGACGAGACCGACGAGCTGCGGTGGCTGCCCCGCGACGAGGCCGCCACGCTGCTCAGCCGCCCGGCCGACGCCGACCTGCTGGACCGGCTCGACCAGGTGGGGCCGCCGTCGTCGACGGTGGTGCTCGTGCGGCACGCCAAGGCGGGCAGCCGGACCGCCTGGGAGGGCGACGACGACCTGCGCCCCCTCTCCGGCACCGGGTTCACCCAGGCCGACCGGCTCGCGGACTTCCTCGCCCGCTTCGGCCCGGACCGGCTCACGACCGCCCCGCCGCTGCGCTGCGGCCAGACGATCGAGCCCTACGCACGGGCGTCCGGTGCGGGCGAGCCGGACGTGGAGCCGCTGCTGGGCGAGCACGGCTACTGGGTCTCGCCCGCCGACGGCCTGGCCCGTTTCCGCACCCTCGCGGCCCAGCCCGGCGTGACGCTGCTGTGCAGCCAGGGCGGGGTCATCCCGGACGTCGTCGGGCACCTGCTGGCCGACGCGGGGAGGTCCCCGGACCCCGACCTGCCCTCGCACAAGGCCAGCACCTGGGTCCTGGGCTTCGGCGACGACGGCGCCCTGCTGTCGGCCGACTACTACCGCCGCCCGCCCGCCTGA
- the leuC gene encoding 3-isopropylmalate dehydratase large subunit, which translates to MTTADKPRTLAEKVWDRHLVRKGEGDEPDLLYIDLHLVHEVTSPQAFDGLRLAGRPVRRPDLTIATEDHNVPTLDVLAPIADEVSRVQVETLRRNCAEFGVRLHPMNDPEQGIVHVVGPQLGLTQPGTTVVCGDSHTSTHGAFGAMAFGIGTSEVEHVLATQTLPLKPFRTMAIEVTSSDGTLRPGVTSKDVILAVIAKIGTGGGQGHVLEYRGNVIENLSMEARMTICNMSIEAGARAGMIAPDETTLAYLAGREHAPAGAGWDAAVADWRTLRTDAGAEFDRVVHIDADELTPFVTWGTNPGQGLPLGESVPDPAAITDDGERAAVEKALSYMGLTGGTPLREVPVDAVFVGSCTNGRIEDLRSVADVLNGRTVAKGVRMLVVPGSMRVRFQAEEEGLDKVFLDAGAEWRSAGCSMCLGMNPDQLAPGERCASTSNRNFEGRQGKGGRTHLVSPLVAAATAVRGTLSSPEDLD; encoded by the coding sequence GTGACCACCGCAGACAAGCCGCGCACGCTGGCCGAGAAGGTCTGGGACCGGCACCTCGTCCGCAAGGGCGAGGGTGACGAGCCCGATCTGCTCTACATCGACCTGCACCTGGTGCACGAGGTCACGAGTCCGCAGGCGTTCGACGGGCTCCGGCTCGCCGGCCGCCCGGTCCGGCGCCCGGACCTCACCATCGCGACCGAGGACCACAACGTCCCCACCCTCGACGTGCTCGCCCCGATCGCGGACGAGGTGTCGCGGGTTCAGGTGGAGACCCTACGGCGCAACTGCGCGGAGTTCGGCGTCCGGCTGCACCCGATGAACGACCCCGAGCAGGGGATCGTGCACGTGGTCGGCCCGCAGCTGGGGCTGACCCAGCCGGGCACCACGGTGGTCTGCGGGGACTCCCACACCTCCACCCACGGCGCGTTCGGCGCGATGGCCTTCGGCATCGGCACCTCCGAGGTCGAGCACGTGCTCGCCACCCAGACGCTGCCGCTCAAGCCGTTCCGCACGATGGCGATCGAGGTGACCAGCTCCGACGGCACGCTGCGTCCGGGCGTCACCTCCAAGGACGTCATCCTCGCGGTGATCGCGAAGATCGGCACCGGCGGTGGGCAGGGCCACGTGCTGGAGTACCGGGGCAACGTCATCGAGAACCTCTCGATGGAGGCCCGGATGACGATCTGCAACATGTCGATCGAGGCCGGTGCCCGCGCGGGCATGATCGCCCCCGACGAGACGACCCTCGCCTACCTAGCGGGCCGCGAGCACGCCCCGGCCGGCGCGGGCTGGGACGCCGCCGTCGCCGACTGGCGCACCCTGCGCACCGACGCCGGCGCAGAGTTCGACCGGGTCGTGCACATCGACGCCGACGAGCTCACTCCGTTCGTCACCTGGGGCACCAACCCCGGGCAGGGCCTGCCGCTGGGCGAGTCCGTGCCGGACCCGGCCGCCATCACCGACGACGGCGAGCGCGCCGCGGTGGAGAAGGCACTGTCCTACATGGGCCTGACCGGCGGGACCCCGCTGCGCGAGGTGCCGGTCGACGCGGTCTTCGTCGGGTCCTGCACCAACGGCCGGATCGAGGATCTCCGCTCGGTGGCCGATGTGCTGAACGGGCGCACGGTCGCGAAGGGCGTGCGGATGCTCGTCGTCCCGGGGTCGATGCGGGTCCGCTTCCAGGCCGAGGAGGAGGGGCTGGACAAGGTCTTCCTCGACGCCGGCGCGGAGTGGCGCTCGGCGGGCTGTTCGATGTGTCTGGGCATGAACCCCGACCAGCTCGCGCCCGGTGAGCGCTGTGCGTCGACCTCGAACCGCAACTTCGAGGGGCGGCAGGGCAAGGGCGGTCGTACCCACCTGGTGTCGCCGCTCGTCGCGGCCGCGACGGCCGTGCGCGGCACCCTGAGCAGCCCGGAGGACCTGGACTGA
- the leuD gene encoding 3-isopropylmalate dehydratase small subunit: MEKFETHTGIGVPLRLSNVDTDQIIPAVYLKRVTRTGFEDGLFSAWRQDPSFVLNTEPYARGSVLVAGPDFGTGSSREHAVWALMDYGFRVVISSRFADIFRGNSAKAGLVAAQVAQPDVELLWKKLENEPGTQVTVDLGEKTVQAGDLTVPFEIDDYARWRLREGLDDIGLTLRHEADITAFEGTRPARMPRTLA, translated from the coding sequence ATGGAGAAGTTCGAGACCCACACCGGGATCGGCGTGCCGCTGCGCCTGTCCAACGTGGACACCGACCAGATCATCCCGGCGGTCTACCTCAAGCGGGTCACCCGCACCGGCTTCGAGGACGGTCTGTTCTCGGCCTGGCGCCAGGACCCGTCGTTCGTGCTCAACACCGAGCCCTACGCCCGCGGGTCGGTCCTCGTCGCCGGACCGGACTTCGGCACCGGGTCCTCGCGCGAGCACGCCGTCTGGGCGCTGATGGACTACGGCTTCCGGGTCGTCATCTCCTCGCGGTTCGCCGACATCTTCCGCGGCAACTCGGCGAAGGCCGGTCTGGTGGCGGCCCAGGTCGCCCAGCCCGACGTCGAGCTGCTCTGGAAGAAGCTGGAGAACGAGCCCGGCACGCAGGTCACCGTCGACCTCGGCGAGAAGACCGTGCAGGCCGGCGACCTGACCGTGCCGTTCGAGATCGACGACTACGCCCGATGGCGGCTGCGCGAGGGCCTCGACGACATCGGACTCACGCTGCGGCACGAGGCCGACATCACCGCGTTCGAGGGAACCCGGCCCGCCCGGATGCCGCGCACGCTGGCCTGA
- a CDS encoding IclR family transcriptional regulator: protein MGQSSGIGVLDKAVGVLRATAEGPCGLAELCERTGLPRATAHRLAVGLEAHGMLLRTPDGRWHPGPTLGQLAGGRPDPLLDAAAAVLPRLRDITGESVQLYRRDGIHRICIAHAEPPSGLRDTVPVGSRLPMTAGSGAKVLAAWCDPATQRLILADASFSERVLVDVRRRGWAQSVAEREAGVASVSAPVRDAAGQVVAAVSVSGPVDRIGRRPGVRWAADLLAAADALQHRLV from the coding sequence GTGGGACAGTCTAGCGGGATCGGCGTGCTCGACAAGGCCGTGGGGGTTCTCCGGGCGACGGCGGAGGGGCCGTGCGGCCTGGCGGAGCTCTGTGAGCGCACCGGGCTGCCCCGGGCGACGGCACACCGGCTCGCCGTCGGCCTGGAGGCACACGGGATGCTGCTGCGCACCCCGGACGGGCGCTGGCACCCCGGACCCACCCTCGGCCAGCTCGCCGGCGGGCGGCCGGACCCGCTGCTCGACGCCGCGGCCGCGGTCCTGCCCCGGCTGCGCGACATCACCGGCGAGAGCGTGCAGCTCTACCGCCGCGACGGGATCCACCGGATCTGCATCGCGCACGCCGAGCCGCCGTCCGGGCTGCGCGACACCGTGCCCGTCGGCTCCCGGCTGCCGATGACCGCGGGCTCGGGGGCCAAGGTGCTCGCCGCCTGGTGCGACCCGGCCACCCAGCGCCTCATCCTCGCCGACGCCAGCTTCTCCGAACGCGTCCTCGTCGACGTCCGCCGCCGCGGCTGGGCACAGAGCGTCGCCGAACGGGAGGCCGGTGTGGCGTCGGTGTCGGCTCCGGTGCGCGACGCGGCGGGACAGGTCGTCGCCGCGGTCTCGGTGTCGGGACCGGTGGACCGGATCGGGCGCCGGCCGGGGGTCCGCTGGGCCGCCGACCTGCTGGCCGCCGCGGACGCCCTGCAGCACCGGCTCGTCTAG
- a CDS encoding MarR family winged helix-turn-helix transcriptional regulator: protein MSQPPVGTAASTARAVRIGVGRLRRRMREHYDRDQLTASQIALLGRLDRGGPSTAAALAAAEGVRPQSVAMSIAALEERRMVERRPDPSDGRRQIVSATDLGRRFTADARSAGEDWLAGALADRLSADELRTVDEAMRLLERVTER, encoded by the coding sequence ATGTCGCAACCACCTGTGGGGACCGCCGCCTCCACTGCCCGCGCGGTCCGGATCGGCGTCGGCCGGCTGCGCCGCCGCATGCGCGAGCACTACGACCGCGACCAGCTGACGGCGTCGCAGATCGCGCTGCTCGGCCGCCTCGACCGCGGTGGACCCAGCACCGCCGCCGCGCTCGCCGCCGCCGAGGGCGTCCGCCCACAGTCGGTCGCGATGTCGATCGCCGCCCTGGAGGAGCGGCGCATGGTCGAGCGCCGCCCGGATCCGTCCGACGGGCGCCGGCAGATCGTCTCGGCCACCGACCTCGGCCGTCGGTTCACCGCCGACGCCCGGTCCGCCGGCGAGGACTGGCTCGCCGGGGCGCTCGCCGACCGGCTCAGCGCCGACGAGCTGCGCACCGTCGACGAGGCCATGCGGCTGCTGGAACGGGTGACCGAGCGATGA
- a CDS encoding IS481 family transposase, with amino-acid sequence MTHANAALTPRARLRLARLIVDQDWTCSTAARMFMVAPRTARKWADRYRAEGPPGMVDRSSRPRSMPAKTPPRLVKQIVRLRWHHRLGPVQIGGRLALAASTVHAVLRRCRINRLSHIDRVTGEPLRRYEHPHPGSLIHVDVTKFGNIPDGGGHRFVGRRQGALNKRSTPGLPRGTDYKPRTGRAFVHTVIDDHSRVAYAEIHSDEKADTATGVLRRAVDWLNARGVTVERVLSDNGSCYRSHAWRDTCSELGITHKRTRPYRPQTNGKIERFHRTLADGWAYARFHPCETARRDALPGWLHFYNHHRPHSATNGLPPISRLTNLPGHHT; translated from the coding sequence GTGACCCACGCTAACGCTGCGCTGACTCCGCGTGCCCGGCTACGGCTGGCCCGTCTGATCGTCGACCAGGACTGGACCTGCTCCACCGCGGCCAGAATGTTCATGGTCGCCCCTCGCACCGCCCGAAAGTGGGCTGACCGCTACCGCGCCGAGGGCCCGCCCGGGATGGTCGACCGCAGCTCCCGACCACGGTCGATGCCGGCCAAGACCCCGCCGAGGCTGGTGAAGCAGATCGTGCGACTGCGGTGGCACCACCGACTCGGACCAGTACAGATCGGCGGCCGACTCGCTCTCGCCGCCTCGACCGTGCACGCGGTCCTGCGCCGCTGCCGGATCAACCGGCTCTCCCACATCGACCGGGTCACCGGCGAGCCCCTACGCCGCTACGAACACCCACACCCCGGCTCGTTGATCCACGTCGACGTCACCAAGTTCGGCAACATCCCCGACGGAGGCGGACACCGCTTCGTCGGACGCCGACAAGGCGCCCTGAACAAGCGGTCCACTCCCGGACTGCCCAGGGGAACCGACTACAAGCCGCGCACCGGCAGAGCGTTCGTCCACACCGTCATCGACGACCACTCCCGCGTCGCCTACGCCGAGATCCACAGCGACGAGAAAGCCGACACCGCCACCGGTGTGCTACGCCGGGCCGTGGACTGGTTGAACGCCCGCGGCGTGACCGTCGAACGGGTCCTGTCCGACAACGGCAGCTGCTACCGCTCACACGCCTGGCGTGACACCTGCAGCGAACTGGGCATCACCCACAAGCGAACCCGGCCCTACCGGCCTCAGACCAACGGCAAGATCGAACGTTTCCACCGCACCCTCGCCGACGGGTGGGCATACGCCCGCTTCCACCCCTGCGAAACGGCTCGGCGAGACGCGCTCCCCGGCTGGCTGCACTTCTACAATCACCACCGGCCCCACAGCGCAACCAACGGCCTACCGCCGATCAGTCGCCTGACCAACCTGCCTGGACATCACACCTAG